A window of Drosophila subobscura isolate 14011-0131.10 chromosome E, UCBerk_Dsub_1.0, whole genome shotgun sequence contains these coding sequences:
- the LOC117891335 gene encoding uncharacterized protein LOC117891335, whose translation MSITLDFNGKNLAKSKTLNLHYLPAKVNGDGNANVETYFNNYTREAPEYGSGVVTNALRGYPLVGHRIQVPEGYKGIVLQETEKPLSESTDRQLRLTGVFDEFTYWNYDKVPSNGDPYRQALLMADVAQALSEPISEEDLDAEIKRNRESKKENSS comes from the exons ATGTCAATTACTTTGGATTTCAATGGAAAGAACTTGGCTAAAAGCAAAACTCTGAATCTGCACTATTTGCCAGCTAAAGTAAATGGCGATGGCAACGCAAATGTGGAGACGTACTTCAACAATTACACACGTGAAGCGCCCGAGTACGGATCGGGGGTAGTGACCAATGCCTTGCGCGGCTACCCGTTGGTGGGCCATCGAATACAAGTGCCCGAAGGCTACAAGGGGATAGTCCTGCAGGAGACGGAGAAGCCTTTGAGCGAGTCTACAGACCGTCAATTGCGTCTCACTGGTGTTTTTGATGAGTTCACCTACTGGAACTACGATAAAGTCCCATCAAATGGCGATCCTTACAGACAGGCTTTGCTCATGGCAGATGTGGCCCAGGCG ctaTCCGAACCCATTAGCGAGGAGGATTTGGACGCCGAAATTAAAAGAAATCGggaaagcaaaaaggaaaacagtTCTTAG